Below is a window of Actinomycetes bacterium DNA.
CAGCGCGGACGCTTGTCGCTCGCTGATGGTGCGAATCAAATCCAGGTCAGACCCGGGCTGCAAAAACGACAACACCACCGCGCCGGACTTGACCTGACTGGCCAGTTCCTTGGGCAACGGTCGCACGCTCGCGGTGAGATCTGCCGCCGCGACGCCAGCGGCACCATCACCCGCCGCGACCACATCGGCACCTGCGGCGCGGTAGGCATCGTCACTAGCGAAAGCGGCCTCTCCTGCCCCAGATTCGATTGCAACTTCAAGCTGCAATTTCGTGAGTCGTCCAACGACATCGGGCAACATCGCGACACGGCGCTCACCTTGCCGGGTTTCGGCAGGCACGAAAACGCGCACGGCCCCTCCCCTCGATCTGTACCCCGCTCAAGGCTAGTTGGAGCAAACGACTCGGCTGCCACCGGGTCCGAATCCATGAGGAATTGCCGACGCTCGTTCGGGCCAGTAGCGTACCCCGGCGTTCGACTGGCACAGCACTGGCACCACAAGAGATTCGAGCTCAGTGGGGCGAAAAGCCGGCCTCGGGTCAAGCAAGCGCATGCAACAACTGATCCAGATCGGCAGGATAGAGCCGTGACGAAGACCCTGGCGATTGACTGCGGTGGCACCGGCATCAAGGGATCCGTGCTCGACACCGCAGGTCAGATGCTGGCTGACAAGGTGCGAGTGCGAACTCCCTACCCGCTACCGCCGGAGCGGTTCGTTGGCATCATCAGCAAGTTGGCCGCGCGACTCCCTACCGCAGATCGCGCCACGGTGGGCATGCCGGGCATGATTCGCCACGGGAAAGTAGTTTCGACTCCTCACTACATCACCGTCCGCGGGCCGCACAGTGAAATCCTCCCGGAGCAAGAAGCCGCGTGGCGCGGGTTTGACGTTCGCACTGAACTAGCTACGGCACTGGGAATGCCCACTGTCGTGCTCAATGATGCTGAGGTCGCCGCAGCGGGGGCAATCACCGGCCACGGGTTCGAGGTGCTGTTCACCCTGGGCACTGGACTGGGCTGTGCAATCTTCGATAACGGCAGGCTGCTGCCCCACATCGAGGTTTCCCGCTCACCAGTTCGCCGTGCCCGGATATACGACACCTACATCGGAGACGCCTCCAGACGCCGCCTGGGGAACTCGGCCTGGTCAAAGCGGGTGCGGGATGTGCTGATCGGCCTGCAACCGATGTTCGAGTGGGACCGGTTGTATTTGGGGGGCGGCAACAGCATCAAGTTGTCACAGACCGACCTTGAGCAGGTCGGGGGCTCGATCTTGGTGGTGCCCAACGCCGCAGGAATCATCGGTGGCGTCAAGGTCTGGGATTTGGACGTGGACTAGTGCAGTGACTATTTCCACCTACCGCGGTCGCTTCAGGTGGGACTACGCCCCAAACCCTGATTCCGAGCCGGACCCTGGCGAAATCGTCTGGGCTTGGGTCCCCTACCAAGAGGACCCAGGACGCGGAAAGGATCGACCGCTGCTGGTGATCGGCCGACCGAAGCAAGGGGCTGGCCTGGTGGCATTGATGCTGTCCAGTCGTGACCGTCGTGGCGAGCAAGGCTGGGTCCTGCTCGGGGCTGGCGACTGGGACATTGCGGGCCGCGACTCCTGGGTGAAGGTTGATCGGCTGCTGCTCATCGGTGACGATGAGATCCGTCGGGAAGGTGGCGTACTCAGCAGGGCCCGCTTTCTGGAAGTCGCCGAAAAAGCAGCTCGAGAGCGAGCAGGTGAGAACATCGACTGAACATCTGCCAAGGACGTACCGCCTCGTGAAACCAAGCGGCTAGGAACAACAACTCGATCCCCGTTGACGGTGACGAAGTGCAGTATCCGTTGCCGGGCATAATGAGCACATGGCCGACCAAGTCGTTGACAGTGCCGACGTAGCCGACTCTGCGGTTCTTGGCGAAGACACCCGCGTGTGGCATCTGGCGCAGGTGCGCGAGAACGCCGTGCTGGGTAAGAAATGCATCGTTGGTCGCGGTGCCTATGTCGGCTCAGGCGTGTCGATCGGCGACAACTGCAAAATCCAGAACTACGCACTGGTCTATGAACCGGCCCAACTCGGCCACGGTGTCTTCGTCGGCCCCGCTGCAGTTTTCACCAACGACCACAACCCTCGGGCGGTCAACCCGGATGGTTCCGCCAAGTCGGCTGCAGATTGGAAACCGGTGGGCGTTCAGGTCGGTGACGGTGCATCGATTGGAGCGCGAGCGGTGTGCGTTGCGCCTGTGACGATCGGTAGCTGGGCGCTGATCGCCGCTGGATCAGTCGTAACCAAGGACGTACCGGACTTCGCGTTGATGGCCGGCGTCCCGGCGCGACAACTCGGCTGGGTCGGACATACGGGTCATCGGCTCACGGCAGCCGGTGCGGGTCGCTGGGAGTGCCCCGAGACCCACAGGACGTATCGTGAGACTACGGAGGGACTAGTTCCCGAGATAGAGGAGAGTTCGTGATTCCTGCTGCCCGCCCGCTGATTGGCGACGACGAGCGCGCTGCCGTGGACGCAGTCCTTCGTTCCGGCATGATCGCCCAAGGACCCCAGGTTGCCGCCTTCGAGGAGGAGTTCGCCGAAGTTGTGGCGGGCCGGGAGTGCATTGCGGTGAACTCCGGGACCAGCGCTTTGCATCTGGCGCTACTAGCCATGGGCATAGGTCCCGGCGACGAGGTCATCGTTCCGAGTTTTACTTTCGCAGCCACCGGCAACGCCGTAGCGATCACCGGCGCAACGCCGGTATTCGTCGACATTGAGCCGGACTACTTCACTATTGACCCCGGCCAGATCGAACAGGCCATCACTGATCGAACCCGGGCCATCATCCCGGTGCACCTGTACGGCCATCCCGCCGAGATGCGCCAGATCATGGCTATCGCTGACGATGCGGGACTGCAGGTCCTCGAAGATGCGGCGCAAGCCCATTTATCGGCTCTTGATGGCCGCCCGGTCGGAGCCTGGGGAAACGCGGCCGCGTTCTCCTTCTACCCGACTAAGAACATGACTGCCGGTGAGGGCGGCATGATCGTCACCAACGATCCAGAACTCGCCCGTACCGCCCGGTTGCTGCGCAACCAGGGCATGGAAAAGCGCTACCACAACGAGATCGCTGGGCTGAATAACCGCATGACGGATATCCACGCGGCTATTGGGCGAGTGCAACTGGGCAAGTTGGCGGGTTGGACCGAACAGCGACAGCAGAACGCCAAGTTTCTGGATGCTCACCTGCAGGGGGTGACCGTGCCACCGGTCGCAGCGGACGCCGCTCACGTGTATCACCAGTACACGATCCGAGTGGCCGGTGACCGAGACACATTCGCCGAACGACTTGCCGCTGCTGGTGTGGGATCGGGGGTCTACTACCCGGTCCCGATCCATACCCTGCCAACCTTTGGGCTAGACACCGATCTACCTCACACGGCCACAGCTGCGGAACAGGTGATTTCGCTCCCGGTCCATCCGTCGCTCAGCCAAGATGATCTTGAGACTATTGTTGCGGCTGTGAACTCAGTCGCCGAGGAGATGGCGTGACAAACTTGCGGGCAGGCCTCATCGGCTTGGGAATGATGGGACGTAATCACGCTCGAGTGTTGCGCGAGCTCGACGGCGTCGATCTCATCGGCGTTGCCGACCCAGTGGGCGACACTCACGGTGTTGCAGGTGATCTACCCGTAGACGGATCGGTTGCCGAACTGATCGATCGTGGGATGGACTACTGCGTCGTTGCGGTCCCTACCGCCTATCACTTCGATATCGCCATGGAACTAGCTGCGGCGGGGGTCCACGCCTTCATCGAAAAGCCCCTCGCGGCTAACTCTGCTGAGGCAACGAAACTCGTCGATACTTTTGCCGCCGCCGGTCTTGTCGGTGGTGTGGGTCATATCGAGCGATACAACCCGGCGCTGCAACAAGCCCGACGCCGTCTCGCCGATGGAGAACTTGGTGAGATCTACCAGATCGCCACTCGTCGGGTAGGCCCCTTCCCGGCGCGAATTGCCGATGTGGGCGTCGTAAAAGACCTAGGAACCCACGACATCGATCTCACCACCTGGGTGACCCAACAGCCATTCGCTGCGGTCTCGGCCCGCACCGCTCATCGTTCCGGAAGACCCCATGAGGATCTGGTATCGATAACAGGGCAACTGCGAGATGGCACCGTGACCAGCCATCTCGTCAACTGGCTGTCACCGCTGAAGGAGCGACTGACTGTGATCACTGGTGACAAGGGAGCCTTTGTCGCCGACACTCTCACCGCTGACCTCACCTACTACGCCAATGGATCAGTACCCAGCGAGTGGTCTCGGCTGGCCGGCTTTCGGGGTGTCAGCGAGGGCGACATGATTCGGTACGCCTTCTCCAAGCCAGAGCCGCTTATGACGGAACACGACCAGTTCCTGCGAGCGGTACGTGGCGAGGCGGCCACGGTGGTTAGCCTCGCCGAGGGAGCCCATACGCTGGCCGTTGCTGAAGCGGCACTGGAGTCAGCAGACCGCGGAACCACAGTCAGCGTTTCCGAGCAGTAGGGCCCGCCACCAGCCAGGGATCGGCTAGCGGCGACCTCCTGATCGGGGCACCACCCAGGATTTCCAGTTCCTGGCTAGGCAATCCGCTTCGGCAGCGTCTTGATCG
It encodes the following:
- a CDS encoding Gfo/Idh/MocA family oxidoreductase, producing MTNLRAGLIGLGMMGRNHARVLRELDGVDLIGVADPVGDTHGVAGDLPVDGSVAELIDRGMDYCVVAVPTAYHFDIAMELAAAGVHAFIEKPLAANSAEATKLVDTFAAAGLVGGVGHIERYNPALQQARRRLADGELGEIYQIATRRVGPFPARIADVGVVKDLGTHDIDLTTWVTQQPFAAVSARTAHRSGRPHEDLVSITGQLRDGTVTSHLVNWLSPLKERLTVITGDKGAFVADTLTADLTYYANGSVPSEWSRLAGFRGVSEGDMIRYAFSKPEPLMTEHDQFLRAVRGEAATVVSLAEGAHTLAVAEAALESADRGTTVSVSEQ
- a CDS encoding DegT/DnrJ/EryC1/StrS family aminotransferase, encoding MIPAARPLIGDDERAAVDAVLRSGMIAQGPQVAAFEEEFAEVVAGRECIAVNSGTSALHLALLAMGIGPGDEVIVPSFTFAATGNAVAITGATPVFVDIEPDYFTIDPGQIEQAITDRTRAIIPVHLYGHPAEMRQIMAIADDAGLQVLEDAAQAHLSALDGRPVGAWGNAAAFSFYPTKNMTAGEGGMIVTNDPELARTARLLRNQGMEKRYHNEIAGLNNRMTDIHAAIGRVQLGKLAGWTEQRQQNAKFLDAHLQGVTVPPVAADAAHVYHQYTIRVAGDRDTFAERLAAAGVGSGVYYPVPIHTLPTFGLDTDLPHTATAAEQVISLPVHPSLSQDDLETIVAAVNSVAEEMA
- a CDS encoding acetyltransferase, which encodes MADQVVDSADVADSAVLGEDTRVWHLAQVRENAVLGKKCIVGRGAYVGSGVSIGDNCKIQNYALVYEPAQLGHGVFVGPAAVFTNDHNPRAVNPDGSAKSAADWKPVGVQVGDGASIGARAVCVAPVTIGSWALIAAGSVVTKDVPDFALMAGVPARQLGWVGHTGHRLTAAGAGRWECPETHRTYRETTEGLVPEIEESS
- a CDS encoding ROK family protein, with protein sequence MTKTLAIDCGGTGIKGSVLDTAGQMLADKVRVRTPYPLPPERFVGIISKLAARLPTADRATVGMPGMIRHGKVVSTPHYITVRGPHSEILPEQEAAWRGFDVRTELATALGMPTVVLNDAEVAAAGAITGHGFEVLFTLGTGLGCAIFDNGRLLPHIEVSRSPVRRARIYDTYIGDASRRRLGNSAWSKRVRDVLIGLQPMFEWDRLYLGGGNSIKLSQTDLEQVGGSILVVPNAAGIIGGVKVWDLDVD
- a CDS encoding type II toxin-antitoxin system PemK/MazF family toxin — encoded protein: MSRSGARSWWCPTPQESSVASRSGIWTWTSAVTISTYRGRFRWDYAPNPDSEPDPGEIVWAWVPYQEDPGRGKDRPLLVIGRPKQGAGLVALMLSSRDRRGEQGWVLLGAGDWDIAGRDSWVKVDRLLLIGDDEIRREGGVLSRARFLEVAEKAARERAGENID